A single window of Selenomonas sputigena DNA harbors:
- the rnpM gene encoding RNase P modulator RnpM — protein MKGQKKIPERMCLGCRTVHPKKDMIRVVRSPENVYSVDMTGKSPGRGAYICRNEECFRRAEKEHGFERAFKSKMEAAIYETLRKEIFQDEAASKES, from the coding sequence ATGAAAGGTCAGAAAAAGATTCCGGAACGCATGTGCTTGGGCTGTCGTACGGTTCATCCGAAAAAGGATATGATTCGTGTCGTCCGAAGCCCGGAAAATGTATATTCCGTAGATATGACAGGCAAAAGCCCTGGACGGGGAGCATATATTTGCCGAAACGAAGAATGTTTCCGCCGTGCGGAAAAGGAGCATGGCTTTGAGCGGGCTTTCAAGAGCAAGATGGAAGCCGCCATATACGAGACGCTGAGAAAAGAAATTTTTCAAGATGAAGCGGCGTCTAAAGAAAGCTGA
- the cobO gene encoding cob(I)yrinic acid a,c-diamide adenosyltransferase, whose translation MKRKGLVLVHTGEGKGKTTAAIGLAVRAWGDGFRILILQFIKGSWKYGELSALKALAEIDGRIEIRPTGIGFTRNASSEEMAVHREKAQTALQEALTEMTSGQWDMIILDEINYALKFGLLEEQEVLELLSQKPTDLHLVLTGRNALPAIIDCADLVTEMRLIKHPFQKGIRAQKGIEF comes from the coding sequence ATGAAAAGAAAAGGACTTGTTCTCGTGCACACGGGTGAGGGAAAAGGGAAGACGACGGCGGCAATCGGTCTTGCTGTGCGCGCTTGGGGGGATGGCTTTCGCATTCTGATTCTGCAATTTATCAAGGGAAGCTGGAAGTATGGCGAACTTTCCGCGCTCAAGGCTCTTGCCGAAATCGACGGGCGCATAGAAATCCGTCCGACGGGCATAGGATTTACAAGGAACGCTTCTTCAGAAGAAATGGCGGTACACAGGGAAAAAGCTCAGACGGCACTGCAGGAAGCCTTGACAGAAATGACGAGTGGACAATGGGACATGATCATCCTCGATGAAATCAATTATGCCTTGAAATTCGGTTTGCTCGAAGAGCAGGAAGTATTGGAACTTTTATCGCAAAAGCCCACGGATCTTCATCTTGTATTGACGGGGAGGAACGCCTTGCCTGCCATCATCGACTGCGCCGATCTTGTGACGGAAATGAGGCTCATAAAGCATCCGTTTCAGAAGGGCATACGTGCGCAGAAAGGAATTGAGTTCTAA
- a CDS encoding FtsK/SpoIIIE family DNA translocase, translating into MTTTAPKGRRYEIIGLLLLAAGLISIGGLLDWNVGFIGLYFAKFLRYLFGLGAWVASGVILLIGTQYVTKHRGIVYSTHFFGLIGLFVSLLAILHHFLVPVGAEILPEYLPNAGGLLGGGLLFFIRKFFGATGAIILLCTGTVVAILLSTTWSLALGMLRTKRQAKAGIVKAKDTLSVAQQKVTQAENIFEEHVRGRIKSSFYNQDKDEAFEQAFAAEAKNVAPGEDVQPTSFPSFAAQEASVTPQTQEERDFLTALEPPATGEGTASFAFGETCDQNELLVETEQEEEAEKEKTAEELPSFSIEYASNETEEQAEIIAEPPPEIPDDFDVVPLPKDVPMAMEVQDKRLAMMQPTVSTQSMTATLPQETLAAPSVTTPSSLTMPAAVSETKPREEATQPTERPYELPKVEEILASEVKKKNFALEREIAENAQTLAQTLENFKVKAKIINACHGPAVTRYELEPAPGVKVSKITNLADDLALSLAAFSVRIEPIPGKAAIGIEVPNKELEGIRLREVLEKPAFATAKSKLTVGLGVDIAGQGIFADLAKMPHLLVAGATGSGKSVCINTLITSVLFKARPDEVKFILIDPKMVELSNYNGIPHLMVPVVTDAKKAASVLNWSVQEMEKRYAKFAETGVRDMERFNAAKPEEKMPAIVIIIDELADLMMVAPHDVEDAICRLAQKARAAGIHLVLATQRPSVDVITGIIKANIPSRISFAVSSQIDSRTILDMSGAEKLLGKGDMLFYPVGSAKPQRVQGAFVSDEEVERLLDFIRGQGQQMEENQEIIEYTENAAMEADDGKKDAAKEKIDELLGDAIELVMSSGQASTSSIQRRFRIGYTRAARLIDTMEEMKIIGPSLGSKPREILVSSEEAEAALRKIS; encoded by the coding sequence ATGACGACAACTGCACCTAAGGGCAGACGCTATGAGATCATCGGTCTACTTCTTCTTGCCGCAGGCCTCATATCCATCGGGGGACTGCTTGATTGGAACGTTGGTTTCATCGGTCTTTATTTCGCTAAATTCCTTCGGTATCTTTTCGGTTTAGGCGCTTGGGTCGCTTCCGGCGTCATACTGCTCATAGGCACGCAGTATGTGACGAAGCATCGGGGTATTGTTTATTCCACGCACTTTTTCGGCCTCATTGGGCTCTTCGTTTCTTTACTTGCCATCCTCCATCATTTCCTCGTACCTGTAGGGGCGGAAATCCTGCCCGAATATCTGCCGAATGCAGGCGGTCTTCTAGGCGGCGGCCTGCTCTTCTTCATCCGCAAGTTTTTCGGTGCGACGGGAGCCATCATCCTCTTGTGCACGGGTACGGTTGTCGCCATCCTGCTCTCTACGACATGGTCGCTTGCCCTTGGGATGCTGCGCACGAAACGGCAGGCGAAAGCAGGAATCGTCAAAGCGAAGGATACGCTCTCCGTCGCCCAGCAGAAGGTAACACAGGCTGAAAATATCTTTGAAGAACATGTGCGCGGAAGAATCAAAAGCTCGTTTTACAATCAAGATAAAGACGAAGCCTTTGAACAGGCGTTTGCAGCAGAAGCAAAAAATGTCGCTCCGGGAGAAGATGTACAGCCGACATCTTTTCCATCCTTTGCTGCACAGGAAGCATCTGTCACGCCGCAAACGCAGGAGGAAAGAGATTTTCTGACGGCTCTTGAGCCTCCTGCCACAGGGGAAGGGACGGCATCTTTTGCTTTCGGCGAGACATGCGATCAGAACGAATTATTGGTAGAAACAGAACAGGAAGAGGAAGCAGAAAAAGAAAAAACAGCAGAAGAGCTGCCGTCCTTTTCCATTGAATATGCCTCGAATGAAACGGAAGAACAAGCGGAAATCATCGCAGAACCACCGCCAGAAATCCCCGACGACTTTGATGTCGTTCCTTTGCCAAAAGACGTACCCATGGCAATGGAGGTGCAGGACAAGCGCCTCGCCATGATGCAACCGACAGTCTCCACACAGTCCATGACGGCGACCTTGCCGCAGGAAACCCTTGCAGCACCATCCGTGACAACACCGTCGTCTTTGACCATGCCGGCTGCTGTCTCAGAGACAAAGCCGCGTGAAGAAGCGACACAGCCGACGGAAAGGCCGTATGAGCTGCCAAAAGTGGAAGAAATACTCGCATCTGAAGTCAAGAAGAAGAACTTCGCGCTGGAGCGGGAAATTGCCGAAAACGCACAGACTCTGGCGCAGACCTTGGAAAACTTCAAGGTCAAGGCGAAGATCATCAATGCATGCCACGGACCTGCTGTTACGCGCTATGAGCTTGAGCCGGCGCCTGGCGTCAAGGTCAGCAAGATCACAAATCTGGCAGACGATCTGGCTCTGAGTCTTGCGGCATTTTCCGTGCGCATAGAGCCTATACCGGGAAAAGCCGCCATCGGCATCGAGGTGCCGAACAAGGAGCTTGAGGGTATCCGTCTGCGTGAAGTCTTGGAAAAGCCTGCCTTTGCGACGGCCAAGTCGAAACTCACGGTCGGCTTGGGCGTCGATATTGCAGGACAAGGCATCTTTGCCGATCTCGCCAAGATGCCGCATCTTCTCGTCGCCGGCGCCACTGGATCAGGCAAATCGGTCTGCATCAACACGCTCATCACGAGCGTTCTCTTCAAAGCGAGGCCGGATGAAGTGAAGTTCATCCTCATAGATCCCAAGATGGTTGAGCTTTCCAACTACAATGGCATACCACATCTGATGGTTCCCGTTGTCACGGACGCAAAAAAGGCGGCCTCCGTCCTGAATTGGTCGGTGCAGGAGATGGAAAAGCGCTATGCCAAATTTGCCGAGACCGGCGTACGCGATATGGAACGCTTCAATGCGGCAAAACCCGAAGAGAAAATGCCCGCCATCGTCATCATCATTGATGAGCTTGCCGACCTCATGATGGTCGCACCGCACGACGTGGAAGATGCCATCTGCCGCCTTGCACAGAAAGCGCGCGCAGCGGGCATCCATCTCGTGCTTGCAACGCAGCGCCCGTCCGTCGATGTCATCACGGGCATCATCAAGGCGAATATTCCGTCACGCATATCGTTTGCCGTGTCCTCGCAGATTGACTCGCGTACGATTTTGGATATGAGCGGCGCTGAAAAGCTGCTTGGAAAGGGCGATATGCTCTTTTATCCCGTCGGATCGGCAAAACCGCAGCGCGTGCAGGGTGCTTTCGTCAGCGATGAAGAAGTGGAGAGGCTTCTCGACTTCATCCGAGGACAAGGGCAACAGATGGAAGAAAATCAGGAGATTATTGAGTACACGGAAAATGCCGCCATGGAAGCCGATGACGGTAAGAAGGATGCAGCGAAGGAAAAGATTGATGAACTTCTCGGCGATGCGATCGAGCTTGTCATGAGTTCCGGGCAGGCATCGACATCAAGCATACAGAGACGTTTCCGCATCGGCTACACACGCGCCGCCCGCCTGATTGACACGATGGAAGAGATGAAAATCATCGGACCGAGTCTCGGCAGCAAGCCGCGCGAAATCCTTGTATCCTCGGAGGAAGCCGAAGCGGCTTTGAGAAAAATCAGTTAG
- the nusA gene encoding transcription termination factor NusA: MASRKEKVKKKDNDGDFLEAVHALGKERGLEAEVLFAAIEAALSSAYLKDFKTAEQVRVALDRMTGKYHVYATKTVVEEVEDDARQISLADARAINPNYEVDDKIELEVTPATFGRIAAQTAKQVVVQHIREAERGIVYEEFSNRDGDIVTGRVQRVEAKNVFIDLGKTEAVLTATEQIPGEEYHHGDRIKAYIIEVCKTVKGPRVLVSRTHPGLLKRLFELEVPEIQEGVVEIKSVAREPGMRSKIAVYSKDENVDPVGSSVGHKGMRVQAIVDELRNEKIDIVKWNPEPAKFIANALSPAKVISVAINEEAKESRVVVPGYQLSLAIGKEGQNVRLAAKLTGWKIDIKNEEQAAAETLDESMSVIEVTGEESFTAEGD, translated from the coding sequence TTGGCCAGCAGGAAAGAGAAGGTAAAGAAGAAGGATAACGACGGGGACTTTTTGGAAGCCGTACATGCTTTGGGCAAGGAACGGGGCTTGGAAGCCGAGGTGCTTTTCGCCGCAATCGAAGCGGCTCTGAGTTCTGCTTACCTAAAAGACTTCAAGACTGCCGAACAAGTGCGCGTCGCCTTGGATCGCATGACAGGAAAATACCATGTTTATGCAACGAAAACCGTCGTTGAAGAGGTTGAGGACGACGCCCGACAGATTTCTCTTGCAGATGCGCGCGCCATCAATCCCAATTATGAGGTTGATGACAAGATCGAACTGGAGGTGACTCCTGCAACGTTCGGGCGCATCGCAGCACAGACGGCGAAGCAGGTCGTCGTGCAACATATACGCGAAGCGGAACGCGGCATCGTCTATGAGGAATTTTCCAATCGTGACGGCGATATCGTCACGGGTCGTGTGCAGCGCGTAGAAGCAAAGAATGTATTCATCGACCTCGGCAAAACGGAAGCTGTCCTCACAGCGACAGAGCAGATCCCGGGGGAAGAGTACCACCACGGCGATCGCATCAAGGCATATATCATCGAGGTCTGCAAGACGGTCAAAGGGCCGCGGGTGCTCGTATCGAGAACGCATCCAGGGCTTTTGAAGAGGCTTTTTGAGCTTGAAGTTCCCGAGATTCAAGAAGGTGTCGTGGAAATCAAGTCCGTGGCGCGAGAACCGGGCATGCGCTCAAAGATCGCCGTCTATTCCAAGGATGAGAATGTCGATCCCGTAGGCTCCAGCGTCGGTCACAAAGGGATGCGCGTGCAGGCGATCGTCGATGAGCTGAGAAATGAAAAAATTGATATTGTCAAGTGGAATCCCGAGCCTGCAAAGTTCATCGCGAACGCCTTGAGCCCTGCAAAAGTCATTTCCGTGGCAATCAATGAAGAGGCGAAGGAATCGCGTGTCGTGGTGCCCGGCTATCAGCTTTCTCTTGCCATCGGCAAGGAAGGACAGAACGTCCGCTTGGCGGCCAAACTGACAGGCTGGAAAATCGATATCAAAAATGAAGAGCAGGCTGCGGCAGAGACGCTCGATGAGTCCATGAGCGTCATTGAAGTGACAGGCGAGGAATCCTTTACGGCTGAGGGCGACTGA
- the murB gene encoding UDP-N-acetylmuramate dehydrogenase, with protein MDLQNNQKFVDEIRSRMAPEHILLNEPMKDHTTFRIGGPADCLILPASMEDVAFVFQCLKRHDIPFVILGNGSNVLVLDKGIRGAVIKFNSPISTIRKKKNTLTAGAGALLRDVSVFAAENSLSGMEFACGIPGSIGGAVFMNAGAYDGEMKNIVSAVRAISPKGEIVQFAANELDFGYRHSIFQENGCAICEVDLTLAPGNAEEIKEKIAGFTKRRESKQPLEMPSAGSTFKRPEGHYAGTLIEQTGLKGFTVGGAQVSDKHAGFVVNAGDATAKDVLELIRQVQDRVFEKHHVKLFPEVRILGEA; from the coding sequence ATGGATTTGCAAAACAATCAGAAATTTGTTGACGAGATTCGCAGTCGAATGGCACCAGAGCATATCCTCTTAAATGAACCGATGAAGGATCATACGACATTTCGGATCGGCGGGCCGGCGGACTGCTTGATCTTGCCTGCATCCATGGAAGATGTGGCGTTCGTTTTCCAATGTTTGAAAAGACATGACATTCCCTTTGTGATTCTTGGCAATGGATCAAACGTGCTCGTATTGGACAAGGGGATTCGCGGAGCCGTCATCAAGTTTAATTCTCCGATTTCTACCATTCGGAAGAAGAAGAATACACTTACGGCAGGGGCAGGTGCGCTTCTTCGTGATGTATCGGTATTTGCGGCTGAAAACAGTCTTTCCGGCATGGAATTTGCCTGTGGTATACCAGGAAGCATAGGTGGAGCCGTATTTATGAATGCCGGGGCTTACGACGGAGAAATGAAGAACATTGTTTCTGCGGTTCGCGCGATTTCTCCAAAAGGGGAGATCGTGCAGTTTGCGGCAAATGAATTGGATTTCGGCTATCGTCACAGCATATTTCAAGAGAACGGCTGTGCAATCTGTGAGGTTGACCTGACTCTTGCGCCAGGCAATGCAGAGGAAATCAAAGAAAAGATCGCCGGTTTCACCAAGCGCAGGGAAAGCAAACAGCCATTGGAGATGCCAAGTGCCGGCAGCACGTTCAAGCGCCCCGAAGGACACTATGCGGGAACTTTGATTGAACAGACAGGACTCAAGGGCTTCACTGTCGGCGGAGCGCAGGTTTCTGATAAACATGCAGGATTCGTCGTGAACGCAGGAGATGCTACGGCGAAGGATGTGCTGGAGCTTATCCGGCAAGTACAAGACCGTGTCTTTGAAAAGCATCACGTCAAGCTGTTTCCCGAAGTTCGTATCTTGGGGGAAGCGTAA
- the rimP gene encoding ribosome maturation factor RimP, protein MAKHIEEAVEAIVQEIVQDSNLEVVDVEYVKERDWYLRVYLDKEGGIEIDDCQRVSETLEQILDEKDLLTEAYILEVSSPGLDRVLKKARDFEREQGKAVDVTFYAPVDGKKTWVGTLTGYDPGKNAIVLDGEKELSLEKIAQVRLHIDF, encoded by the coding sequence GTGGCAAAACACATAGAAGAGGCCGTTGAGGCTATCGTACAAGAGATCGTTCAGGATTCCAATTTGGAAGTTGTCGATGTCGAATATGTCAAGGAGCGCGACTGGTATTTGCGCGTCTACCTTGATAAAGAAGGCGGCATTGAGATTGACGACTGTCAGAGGGTCAGCGAAACGCTTGAGCAGATTCTTGATGAAAAAGATTTGCTGACGGAGGCGTATATCCTCGAAGTATCATCTCCAGGACTCGACCGCGTCTTGAAAAAAGCGCGCGACTTTGAACGCGAGCAGGGGAAAGCGGTAGATGTGACATTCTATGCGCCTGTCGACGGCAAAAAGACGTGGGTGGGAACGCTTACAGGATATGACCCAGGAAAGAATGCCATCGTGCTGGATGGGGAAAAAGAATTGTCTTTGGAAAAAATAGCACAGGTGCGTCTGCACATAGATTTTTAA
- a CDS encoding tRNA (cytidine(34)-2'-O)-methyltransferase — translation MHIVLIEPEIPGNTGNIARLCAVSGIELHLVKPLGFSVEDKYLKRAGLDYWHLVKVHYHENFSEVLRLFAGRQFYYCSKKAPRSYDAVSYAEDDLLVFGKETAGIPETLLEEHWENCIRIPMRPGARSLNLSSAAAIVAYEAMRQIGFPGLDSSGHWHES, via the coding sequence TTGCATATCGTTTTGATTGAGCCGGAGATCCCCGGCAACACGGGAAATATCGCACGTCTTTGCGCTGTCAGTGGCATAGAATTGCATCTCGTCAAACCGTTGGGATTCTCGGTCGAGGACAAGTATCTGAAGCGTGCGGGACTCGACTATTGGCACTTGGTGAAGGTGCATTATCACGAAAATTTCTCCGAGGTTCTGCGTCTTTTTGCTGGCCGGCAATTTTATTACTGCTCAAAAAAAGCGCCTCGATCTTACGACGCCGTATCTTATGCGGAAGATGATCTACTTGTTTTCGGCAAGGAAACTGCGGGAATTCCTGAAACTCTGCTTGAAGAGCACTGGGAAAACTGCATTCGCATTCCCATGCGTCCCGGAGCACGTTCCTTGAATCTTTCGAGCGCCGCTGCCATCGTGGCCTATGAAGCCATGCGCCAGATCGGCTTTCCAGGACTTGACTCTTCTGGGCACTGGCATGAAAGTTGA
- the ilvD gene encoding dihydroxy-acid dehydratase translates to MRSDVVKKGATRCAHRSLFHAMGYGPEDLQKPLIGICNSFNEVIPGHIHLREIAAAAKLGVAAAGGTPLEFPAIGVCDGIAMGHTGMKYSLASRELIADSIESVAMASGFDGLVLIPNCDKVVPGMLMAAARLNIPAIVVSGGPMLAGRFHGQDVSVSQSFEAAGKFAAGLIDESVMEELEEQACPSCGSCAGLFTANTMNSLTEVLGMGLPGNGTIPAAYTGARRLLAKRAGAVIMELIKNDVKPRDIMTREAFENAITVDMGVGGSSNTVLHLTAIAHEAGIELPAPLFDEISRRTPYLTKLSPAGKHHMQDLNEAGGLPAVMKELSRKGLIHLDALTVTGTVAERIKNAKIVRPDVIRTVDDPYRKQGGLAILQGNLAPDYAVVKASAVAEDMLVYKGTAKCFSSEEAGVNAIMAGEIHDGDVVVIRYEGPKGGPGMQEMLNPTAVITGMGLKVALITDGRFSGASQGACIGHISPEAMAGGPIALIEDGDIISIDIPNRSLRLEVSDEELARRKAAWKKPEPKIKTGYLARYAKLTTSASTGAVLQ, encoded by the coding sequence ATGAGAAGTGATGTTGTAAAAAAAGGGGCGACGCGCTGTGCGCATCGATCCTTGTTCCATGCGATGGGCTATGGTCCTGAGGATTTGCAGAAGCCGCTGATTGGCATTTGCAACTCATTTAATGAGGTGATTCCCGGGCATATCCACTTGCGTGAGATTGCGGCTGCGGCGAAGCTCGGTGTGGCTGCCGCTGGCGGTACGCCGCTGGAGTTTCCTGCCATCGGTGTTTGCGACGGCATTGCCATGGGGCATACGGGAATGAAGTATTCGCTCGCCAGCCGCGAACTTATCGCCGACTCCATCGAGTCCGTGGCAATGGCATCGGGCTTTGACGGACTCGTGCTCATTCCAAACTGCGACAAAGTCGTGCCCGGCATGTTGATGGCGGCGGCACGCTTGAATATTCCGGCGATCGTCGTCAGCGGCGGACCGATGCTCGCGGGACGCTTCCACGGACAGGATGTCAGTGTCAGCCAGTCTTTTGAAGCGGCGGGCAAATTTGCCGCAGGACTCATCGACGAAAGCGTCATGGAAGAGCTCGAAGAGCAGGCATGTCCAAGCTGCGGTTCCTGTGCCGGACTTTTTACGGCAAACACGATGAACAGTTTGACGGAAGTTCTTGGCATGGGGCTGCCGGGCAATGGCACGATTCCCGCGGCTTATACGGGAGCGCGCAGACTCTTGGCGAAACGTGCCGGCGCCGTCATCATGGAACTCATCAAAAACGATGTGAAGCCGCGTGACATCATGACGCGCGAGGCCTTTGAAAATGCCATCACGGTGGATATGGGCGTGGGAGGCTCTTCGAACACCGTGCTTCACCTGACTGCCATTGCCCATGAGGCTGGTATAGAGCTTCCAGCGCCGCTCTTCGACGAAATCAGCCGCCGCACGCCGTATCTGACGAAGCTCAGTCCAGCAGGGAAGCATCACATGCAGGATCTCAATGAGGCTGGCGGCTTGCCCGCCGTCATGAAGGAGCTTTCGCGCAAGGGACTCATTCATCTCGACGCTTTGACCGTCACGGGCACGGTGGCAGAGCGCATCAAGAATGCGAAGATCGTGCGCCCCGATGTCATCCGCACGGTCGATGACCCTTACCGCAAGCAGGGAGGCCTTGCGATTTTGCAGGGAAATCTGGCACCGGACTACGCTGTTGTCAAAGCGTCAGCTGTGGCTGAAGATATGCTCGTCTATAAGGGAACGGCGAAATGTTTTTCCTCGGAAGAGGCCGGCGTCAACGCCATCATGGCGGGTGAGATTCATGACGGTGATGTCGTCGTCATACGCTACGAAGGCCCGAAGGGAGGCCCCGGCATGCAAGAGATGCTGAATCCGACGGCCGTCATCACAGGCATGGGGCTGAAGGTGGCACTCATCACGGACGGACGTTTCAGTGGGGCGAGCCAGGGAGCCTGCATCGGGCATATCTCGCCTGAAGCCATGGCGGGCGGTCCCATTGCGCTCATTGAGGACGGTGACATCATCTCGATTGACATCCCCAATCGCTCGCTGCGCTTGGAAGTCAGTGATGAGGAACTTGCGCGGCGCAAGGCAGCATGGAAGAAGCCGGAACCGAAGATTAAGACAGGCTACCTCGCTCGCTACGCCAAACTCACGACATCGGCGAGCACGGGCGCTGTTCTGCAATAA
- a CDS encoding SGNH/GDSL hydrolase family protein — translation MKKFLLFTFVILFFTFLCIFLTEKTDVLGLRNIPFDPIFENKGDHVVISWKRLPYPCFYRIEALSKTTGLVEGEPEYHAFESELTFKASYEMPATPISMYYRITAFGMFGQLTPPSNVVENPNFKEPLRPRPIFEYTKDHPASRKPFLVWHSIPGAVCYELEILSDKPDAEGGTAMSRKNHLYSTKQIFTNGYQVDLTPFVNGETGILYWRVRALGFHHETIGEFSEAEPIYIKADEPLPTKPLINNFDQMPNATEPVYPVYQWIPLNGCENYEVELMVTPPASDENNNTQPAKNRQWAQKVEGAFSCYDEYPRPYAGEYYWRVRAIDANGNTIGTYSDVEKFTVKEKNSRIFAAAFGDSITHGGGALSFSPIDLEYSFTTYLDFPTVNIGRSGDTAHTSMLRFEKDVLYFHPYNLLILTGSNSLRAEEISAEQIISDLDAIKKKCEANDIRPIFLTLMPINPKNIRSAFHADTDPLWQQKLARVNAYIRSQKYYVDLEPYFYDANHAVMAPELSVDGLHPDIRGKMLMAEIINRRRDLLRQ, via the coding sequence ATGAAAAAATTTCTTTTGTTTACCTTCGTCATCTTATTCTTTACCTTTCTCTGTATTTTCTTGACGGAGAAAACCGATGTGCTCGGCCTGCGCAACATACCGTTCGACCCAATTTTTGAAAACAAGGGCGACCATGTCGTGATTTCATGGAAAAGGCTTCCCTATCCATGCTTCTACCGAATCGAAGCGCTTTCCAAGACGACGGGACTTGTTGAAGGTGAGCCGGAATATCATGCCTTCGAGTCTGAGTTGACCTTCAAGGCTTCCTACGAGATGCCCGCGACGCCGATTTCCATGTATTACCGCATCACGGCATTCGGGATGTTCGGGCAGCTCACACCTCCTTCCAATGTTGTTGAAAATCCAAATTTCAAAGAGCCGCTGCGGCCGCGTCCCATCTTCGAATACACGAAAGATCATCCGGCAAGCCGCAAGCCTTTCCTCGTCTGGCACAGCATTCCCGGAGCCGTCTGCTACGAACTGGAAATTCTCTCGGACAAGCCCGATGCCGAAGGCGGTACAGCAATGTCGCGCAAGAATCATCTTTACAGTACGAAGCAGATATTTACAAATGGCTATCAGGTCGATCTTACACCTTTTGTAAATGGCGAGACGGGCATCTTGTATTGGCGTGTGCGCGCGCTTGGCTTCCACCATGAAACGATTGGCGAATTTTCCGAGGCTGAGCCGATTTATATCAAGGCCGATGAACCGCTGCCAACGAAACCCTTGATCAACAACTTCGATCAAATGCCAAATGCGACAGAACCTGTTTATCCCGTTTATCAATGGATACCTCTGAACGGCTGTGAGAATTATGAAGTTGAGCTTATGGTCACTCCTCCTGCATCCGACGAAAACAACAATACGCAGCCTGCCAAAAATCGTCAATGGGCGCAAAAGGTTGAAGGTGCCTTCAGCTGTTATGATGAATACCCGCGTCCCTATGCCGGAGAATATTATTGGCGCGTGCGTGCGATTGACGCAAATGGCAATACGATCGGCACATATTCGGACGTGGAGAAATTTACCGTAAAAGAAAAAAACAGTCGCATTTTTGCCGCCGCTTTCGGCGACAGCATTACACATGGTGGCGGAGCTTTGTCATTTTCTCCCATTGACCTTGAGTATAGTTTTACAACCTACCTTGATTTTCCCACTGTCAACATTGGGCGAAGCGGTGATACGGCGCATACGTCGATGCTCCGTTTTGAGAAAGACGTTCTATATTTCCATCCCTACAACCTTTTGATACTCACAGGATCGAATAGTCTGCGAGCCGAAGAAATCAGCGCCGAACAAATCATCTCTGATCTCGACGCTATCAAAAAGAAGTGTGAGGCGAACGACATTCGACCGATCTTCCTCACGCTCATGCCCATCAACCCGAAGAATATCCGCAGCGCATTCCATGCGGATACTGATCCTCTGTGGCAGCAAAAACTTGCACGAGTCAATGCTTATATTCGCAGTCAGAAGTATTACGTCGATCTGGAACCTTACTTCTATGATGCGAATCATGCTGTTATGGCGCCGGAGCTTTCCGTAGACGGCCTTCACCCCGATATTCGCGGCAAAATGCTCATGGCGGAAATCATCAACCGTCGGCGAGATTTACTGCGACAATAA